TTCACATGCGATGGCCGCCAGCATTGCAGCCAGATGGGCTCAAAAGCGGAAGCTGAGTATTTTACAAGGCACTGCCCCAACACCAAAATGGATGGCGATAACGACGGCATACCTTGCGAGAACGACTCAAGGTTCTAGCGCTTGGCCGAAAGTCCACTGCGGCTAAAGACGATATTATTTTCCAGCACCCTGTCGAAATCGGGGCTCACTGCTCGACTAACTGATGACATACAAAAACATCATCCAACAAAGGTTAGGAGTGCAGCCATGCCCCGCATGATTTTTATCAATTTCCCCGTCAACGATCTGGCCGCATCAATGGCGTTCTACACCGCCATCGGATTTGAAAACAACCCGCAATTTACCGACGAGACCGCCGCC
This genomic stretch from Halopseudomonas pelagia harbors:
- a CDS encoding excalibur calcium-binding domain-containing protein, encoding MKKLIIFALLAFAGWNYYQKNMATPIPAVVAAPSARNQPAQSFTCDGRQHCSQMGSKAEAEYFTRHCPNTKMDGDNDGIPCENDSRF